From Thermogemmatispora onikobensis, a single genomic window includes:
- a CDS encoding phosphoribulokinase yields MERQKTAHKPLIVAVCGDSGSGKSTLTDGMVQLFGQDSVTHICLDDYHTLDRAARMRAGITALHPCANNFPLMTEHLQRLARGETIVKPVYDHRTGTFGPPAEVKPAEIIFVHGLHALFTPELRRLAHVRIYLDPEAALQQQWKIMRDSTSRGYTVEQVREQIALRRRDSRLYIQPQKRFADIIVRFYRGSLYYRTRDLAHLDVRLIEAKHAPKIDLSDVLEASHNGRKPAFRLVEEVYDGVLRDVLEIDGDISHQKACELENCIWAHMEEINHLRPERLSMLGRFYVGNVLRQSDPLALTQLIILYHIISARQRLRQAAANEDAPGQEPSAASGEAVEDCSGREREPEQRS; encoded by the coding sequence ATGGAGAGACAGAAGACAGCTCACAAGCCTCTCATCGTCGCGGTCTGCGGGGATAGCGGCTCAGGGAAGAGCACTCTGACTGATGGAATGGTCCAGCTTTTCGGCCAGGATTCCGTGACGCATATTTGCCTCGATGACTACCACACCCTGGATCGCGCGGCTCGCATGCGCGCCGGCATCACTGCCCTGCATCCGTGCGCCAATAATTTTCCGCTGATGACGGAGCATCTACAGCGCCTGGCGCGCGGTGAGACAATTGTGAAGCCGGTCTATGACCACCGCACGGGCACCTTTGGCCCGCCGGCGGAGGTGAAGCCCGCGGAGATTATTTTCGTTCACGGTCTCCATGCCCTCTTTACGCCCGAGCTACGCCGCCTCGCTCATGTGCGTATTTATCTCGACCCCGAGGCCGCTCTCCAGCAACAGTGGAAGATTATGCGCGATAGCACTTCTCGCGGCTACACCGTTGAGCAGGTACGGGAGCAGATCGCCCTGCGCCGCCGCGATAGCCGCCTCTATATCCAGCCACAAAAGCGCTTTGCCGATATCATTGTTCGTTTCTATCGTGGCAGCCTGTACTACCGCACGCGCGATCTGGCGCATCTCGATGTGCGCCTGATCGAGGCGAAGCATGCCCCCAAAATCGATCTCTCCGATGTGCTGGAAGCTTCCCATAATGGGCGCAAGCCCGCCTTCCGCCTGGTGGAGGAGGTCTACGATGGAGTGCTGCGCGATGTGCTGGAGATCGACGGCGACATCAGCCATCAGAAAGCCTGTGAGCTGGAAAATTGTATCTGGGCCCATATGGAGGAGATCAACCACCTGCGTCCAGAGCGCTTGAGTATGCTCGGGCGCTTCTACGTTGGAAATGTGCTGCGCCAGAGCGACCCGCTGGCCCTGACACAGCTCATTATTCTGTACCACATTATTAGCGCACGCCAGCGCTTGCGCCAGGCCGCCGCGAACGAGGATGCGCCTGGCCAGGAACCCTCGGCTGCCTCGGGGGAAGCAGTGGAGGACTGCAGTGGCCGCGAACGTGAGCCAGAGCAACGCTCGTAG